One Faecalispora anaeroviscerum genomic window carries:
- the ftsY gene encoding signal recognition particle-docking protein FtsY: protein MGFFDKIKDGLKKTRDSITGQIDTMLNSFTKIDEELFEELEELLIMADVGAATSAKICEELRARVKKNGVTNPADVRGLLREVISEMLSGGEELQLTTKPSVILIIGVNGVGKTTTIGKLAAKLSREGKKVILGAADTFRAAAIDQLQVWADRADVPMVKHAEGSDPAAVVFDTIAAAKARGMDVAICDTAGRLHNKKHLMDELAKISRIIDRELPDCDKEVLLVLDATTGQNAVNQAREFQNAAGLTGIVLTKLDGTARGGVVLPIRQELGLPVKLIGLGEKIDDLQPFDADEFAAALFERESE, encoded by the coding sequence ATGGGATTTTTTGATAAAATCAAAGATGGACTGAAAAAAACTCGCGACAGCATCACCGGGCAGATCGATACCATGCTGAACAGCTTTACAAAGATAGACGAAGAGCTGTTTGAAGAGCTGGAGGAGCTGCTCATCATGGCGGATGTTGGCGCTGCCACCTCTGCTAAAATCTGTGAGGAGCTGCGTGCCCGCGTGAAGAAAAACGGCGTAACGAACCCGGCCGATGTGCGTGGGCTGCTGCGTGAGGTGATTTCTGAAATGCTCAGCGGCGGCGAAGAGCTGCAGCTTACCACTAAGCCGTCGGTCATCCTGATCATCGGCGTGAACGGCGTGGGAAAAACAACCACGATCGGAAAGCTTGCCGCCAAGCTTTCGCGCGAGGGCAAAAAGGTGATTCTCGGTGCGGCGGATACGTTCCGTGCGGCGGCGATTGATCAACTGCAAGTGTGGGCCGACCGGGCCGATGTCCCGATGGTCAAGCATGCGGAGGGCTCCGATCCTGCGGCTGTGGTGTTCGATACCATCGCGGCGGCTAAGGCGCGCGGCATGGACGTTGCAATCTGCGACACCGCCGGACGCCTGCACAACAAAAAGCACCTGATGGATGAGCTGGCAAAGATCAGCCGCATCATCGACCGCGAGCTGCCGGACTGTGATAAAGAGGTTCTGCTCGTACTCGACGCAACCACCGGGCAGAACGCTGTGAACCAGGCCCGGGAGTTCCAGAACGCGGCGGGTCTGACCGGCATCGTGCTCACAAAGCTCGACGGAACAGCGCGCGGTGGCGTGGTGCTGCCTATTCGTCAGGAGCTGGGCCTTCCCGTTAAGCTGATCGGCCTTGGTGAAAAAATAGACGATTTGCAGCCGTTTGATGCGGATGAGTTCGCCGCGGCTTTGTTTGAGAGGGAATCGGAATGA
- a CDS encoding XTP/dITP diphosphatase, translating to MTFVIATHNQKKLKELKRILEPLGFDAVIREELPEVEETGTTFAENALLKAESACKVTGMPAIADDSGLVVDALGGAPGVYSARYAGEGATDKQRYEKLLKELHDVPAEQRTARFVSVVCCVFPDGKILTEEGTCEGIIAFEPKGEGGFGYDPIFLVGERSYAEMAAEEKDQISHRGRALAKLARELENWKKNG from the coding sequence ATGACATTTGTAATTGCTACGCACAATCAAAAAAAGTTGAAAGAACTCAAAAGAATTCTGGAGCCCTTGGGCTTTGACGCCGTGATCAGAGAAGAGCTGCCCGAGGTAGAGGAAACCGGCACAACCTTTGCCGAAAATGCTTTGCTCAAGGCAGAATCGGCCTGCAAGGTGACGGGTATGCCCGCCATTGCGGACGACTCCGGCCTGGTGGTGGATGCACTCGGCGGCGCACCGGGAGTTTATTCCGCGCGCTACGCGGGCGAGGGTGCAACGGACAAGCAGCGGTATGAAAAACTGCTGAAAGAACTTCACGACGTTCCCGCAGAACAGCGTACCGCCCGGTTTGTCAGCGTGGTCTGTTGTGTGTTTCCGGATGGGAAGATCCTCACGGAGGAGGGAACCTGTGAGGGCATCATCGCGTTTGAGCCGAAGGGCGAGGGCGGTTTTGGCTACGACCCTATTTTCCTCGTGGGGGAACGTTCCTACGCGGAAATGGCAGCCGAAGAAAAAGATCAGATCAGCCACCGAGGCAGGGCACTTGCAAAATTAGCGCGGGAACTGGAAAACTGGAAGAAAAATGGTTAA
- the yhbY gene encoding ribosome assembly RNA-binding protein YhbY, which produces MITSKQRAFLRSLANPLDTILMIGKDGMSDDILKQADDALTARELIKAKVLETAGITARQAADELAAPLSAEVVQVIGGKFVLYRRNQKEPKIILPRPARK; this is translated from the coding sequence ATGATTACAAGTAAGCAGCGGGCGTTTCTGCGCTCTTTGGCCAATCCGCTTGACACGATTTTAATGATTGGCAAGGACGGCATGAGCGACGATATTTTAAAGCAGGCGGATGACGCACTGACCGCCCGCGAATTGATCAAGGCCAAGGTGCTGGAAACAGCGGGCATCACTGCGCGGCAGGCGGCGGATGAACTGGCGGCACCCCTTTCAGCTGAGGTTGTACAGGTTATCGGTGGAAAATTTGTTCTGTACCGCAGAAATCAGAAGGAACCGAAAATCATTCTGCCAAGGCCTGCGAGAAAATAA
- the nadD gene encoding nicotinate-nucleotide adenylyltransferase encodes MKKLAMFGGTFNPIHNGHLHMVQGFRERLGLDRVLLIPSRVPPHKAADDLADAKDRLEMCRLAAEPCGLAVSDLELRRDGPSYTVDTLRQLHKANPDAELYLLMGADMFLTLEHWFKSEELLRLARMCAVPREESSKSELLAYAKHLNSMGARTHVEDLPLLPVSSTLVRERIVQGLSIAGLVPEAVEEYIIRHHLYGGISNG; translated from the coding sequence ATGAAAAAACTGGCGATGTTCGGGGGAACCTTTAACCCGATCCATAACGGGCATCTGCATATGGTACAGGGCTTTCGCGAGCGGCTGGGGCTCGACCGTGTGCTTCTTATACCGTCGCGTGTGCCGCCCCATAAGGCCGCGGACGATTTGGCGGATGCGAAGGACCGACTCGAGATGTGCCGCTTGGCGGCAGAGCCGTGCGGCCTTGCTGTGTCGGATTTAGAGCTGCGGCGCGATGGCCCGAGCTATACCGTAGACACACTGCGGCAGCTGCACAAGGCGAACCCGGATGCCGAGCTGTATCTGCTGATGGGTGCGGATATGTTTTTAACGCTGGAGCATTGGTTCAAAAGCGAGGAGCTGTTACGCCTGGCACGGATGTGCGCGGTACCGCGCGAGGAAAGCAGCAAGAGCGAGCTTTTGGCCTATGCGAAGCATCTGAACAGCATGGGCGCCAGAACACATGTGGAAGATCTTCCGCTCCTGCCGGTTTCCTCCACTCTGGTGCGGGAGCGTATCGTGCAGGGTCTTTCCATTGCTGGGCTGGTTCCCGAGGCAGTGGAGGAGTATATCATTCGGCATCATTTATACGGGGGGATTTCCAATGGATGA
- the yqeK gene encoding bis(5'-nucleosyl)-tetraphosphatase (symmetrical) YqeK: protein MDEKQYEEIVRSRLSDKRFQHSRNVAKAAQELAVLNGENPQKARLAGILHDIMKEAPPEEQLKIMAASGIILTDVERSAPKLWHAMAGAAYLRDVLGFQDQEILDAVRYHTTGRANMSVLEKIVFVADFISDERDYEGVQELREAARRGLQEAVLAGLIFTIQDLSQNQKPIHPDSVAAYNEEIVSRGKK, encoded by the coding sequence ATGGATGAAAAACAGTATGAAGAAATTGTTCGCAGCCGTTTGTCCGACAAGCGCTTTCAGCACAGCAGGAATGTTGCGAAGGCGGCGCAGGAGCTGGCGGTTTTGAATGGGGAGAACCCACAAAAAGCCAGGCTGGCCGGGATTCTTCATGACATCATGAAGGAGGCTCCGCCCGAAGAACAGTTGAAAATCATGGCCGCTTCTGGTATAATACTCACAGATGTTGAGCGCTCTGCGCCAAAGCTGTGGCATGCCATGGCGGGCGCTGCTTACCTGCGGGATGTCCTTGGCTTTCAGGATCAGGAGATTCTCGACGCCGTTCGGTACCATACCACAGGGCGCGCTAATATGTCTGTTTTGGAAAAGATCGTGTTTGTGGCAGACTTCATTTCAGATGAGCGGGATTACGAGGGCGTTCAGGAACTGCGCGAGGCGGCCCGCCGCGGCCTACAGGAAGCGGTATTAGCAGGCCTGATTTTTACGATTCAGGATTTATCGCAGAACCAAAAACCGATTCACCCAGACAGTGTAGCCGCGTATAATGAGGAAATTGTATCTCGCGGCAAGAAATAA
- the rsfS gene encoding ribosome silencing factor has protein sequence MTSLELAKRAAVILDNKKADGLNVLGIRELSSLADYFVLATGTSNTHVKALADTLEVQLKDEGLAPDHVEGYRSNSWILLDYGHVVIHVFTAEARQFYDLDRLWQDAENIELDFLSES, from the coding sequence ATGACGTCATTAGAGTTGGCCAAAAGGGCCGCAGTCATTTTAGACAATAAAAAAGCCGATGGGCTGAATGTGCTGGGTATCCGCGAGCTGTCTTCGCTTGCAGATTATTTTGTTCTGGCAACAGGTACCAGTAACACACATGTTAAGGCTCTGGCCGATACGCTGGAGGTACAGCTCAAAGACGAGGGCCTTGCACCCGACCATGTGGAAGGATACCGTTCCAATTCCTGGATTCTTCTGGATTACGGACATGTCGTCATTCACGTTTTTACCGCAGAAGCACGCCAATTTTATGATCTGGATCGCCTGTGGCAGGACGCGGAAAATATAGAGCTCGATTTTTTGAGCGAAAGCTGA
- the leuS gene encoding leucine--tRNA ligase — protein MKYEHKPIEARWQKKWEETGAFHASQSADKPKFYALIEFPYPSGQGLHVGHPRSYTALDIIARRRRMMGYNVLYPIGWDAFGLPTENFAIKNHVHPAIVTEKNIARFKQQLQALGLSFDWTREINTTDPSYYKWTQWIFLQMFKHGLAYKKEMSVNWCTSCKCVLANEEVVNGVCERCGSEVVHKVKSQWMLKITEYAQRLVDDLDLVDYPDRVKSQQRNWIGRSTGAEVRFGTSHGEELTVYTTRPDTLYGATYMVLSPEHPYLETWADSLHNLNEIRAYQQEAAKKSDFERTEVAKNKTGVRLDGVTAKNPLTGKEIPIFISDYVLVSYGTGAIMAVPGHDTRDWEFAKKFSLPIIEVVKGGDVEKEAFTDCQTGIMVNSGILDGLTVEEAKKKIIEYLAEKGIGEQKVNFKLRDWVFSRQRYWGEPIPIVHCDKCGYVALPESELPLTLPEVKTYEPTDNGESPLAHMTEWVNTTCPHCGGPAKRETDTMPQWAGSSWYFLRYMDPHNDKALAGKEALEYWSPVDWYNGGMEHTTLHLLYSRFWHKFLYDIGVVPTAEPYAKRTSHGMILGENGEKMSKSRGNVVNPDEIVNEYGADTMRLYEMFIGDFEKAAPWNTASIKGSRRFLERYYALTERLAPGDKITPALEPAFHKTIKKVGEDIENLKFNTAIASLMALINDISDAGSINREELRVFTLLLNPFAPHVTEEVWEQAKLGTGLVAGQSWPEYDEEKCKESMVEIALQVSGKVRDRIEIPVEYTKEQAIQAAKNQPKIAVELSGKQIVKEIYVPGKLVNLVVK, from the coding sequence GTGAAATACGAACATAAACCGATTGAAGCTCGATGGCAGAAAAAATGGGAAGAGACAGGGGCTTTTCACGCGTCGCAGTCTGCGGACAAGCCGAAATTTTATGCCCTGATTGAATTCCCTTATCCGTCCGGGCAGGGTCTGCATGTAGGGCACCCCCGCTCTTACACGGCGCTGGATATTATTGCCCGCCGCCGCAGAATGATGGGCTATAATGTGTTGTATCCCATTGGGTGGGATGCGTTCGGTCTGCCGACTGAAAACTTTGCAATCAAAAATCACGTGCATCCGGCCATCGTAACCGAGAAAAACATCGCCCGTTTCAAGCAGCAGCTGCAGGCGCTGGGCTTATCTTTTGATTGGACCCGCGAGATCAATACCACAGACCCGTCTTATTATAAATGGACGCAGTGGATCTTTTTGCAGATGTTCAAACATGGGCTTGCTTATAAAAAAGAAATGTCGGTCAACTGGTGTACCTCGTGCAAATGCGTTCTGGCGAATGAAGAGGTTGTCAACGGCGTCTGCGAGCGCTGCGGCAGCGAGGTTGTGCACAAGGTGAAATCCCAGTGGATGCTGAAGATCACCGAGTACGCCCAGCGTTTGGTGGATGATTTGGATCTGGTGGATTACCCCGACCGCGTAAAGTCTCAGCAGAGAAACTGGATCGGCCGTTCCACCGGAGCCGAGGTTCGCTTTGGAACCAGCCATGGGGAAGAGCTGACCGTTTACACCACCCGGCCCGATACGCTCTACGGTGCGACCTATATGGTTCTGTCGCCGGAGCATCCGTACCTCGAAACCTGGGCTGACAGCCTGCACAATCTGAATGAAATCCGCGCTTACCAGCAGGAGGCCGCGAAAAAATCCGACTTTGAGCGCACCGAGGTGGCCAAGAATAAAACCGGCGTACGCCTCGACGGTGTCACGGCGAAAAATCCGCTGACCGGCAAAGAAATCCCGATCTTTATTTCCGACTATGTACTTGTGTCCTACGGTACCGGTGCGATTATGGCCGTGCCCGGTCACGATACCCGCGACTGGGAATTCGCGAAAAAGTTTAGTCTGCCGATCATTGAAGTCGTGAAGGGCGGCGACGTGGAAAAAGAAGCGTTTACCGACTGCCAAACCGGCATCATGGTCAACTCCGGCATTCTGGACGGCCTGACCGTTGAGGAAGCGAAGAAGAAGATCATCGAGTACCTGGCTGAAAAGGGCATCGGCGAGCAGAAGGTTAACTTCAAGCTGCGCGACTGGGTATTTTCTCGCCAGCGCTACTGGGGCGAGCCGATCCCGATCGTTCACTGCGACAAATGTGGCTATGTAGCCCTGCCCGAAAGTGAGCTGCCGTTGACTCTGCCGGAGGTAAAAACCTATGAGCCGACCGACAACGGCGAATCTCCGCTGGCCCACATGACAGAATGGGTGAATACCACCTGCCCGCACTGCGGCGGCCCCGCCAAGCGCGAAACGGATACCATGCCCCAGTGGGCAGGTTCCTCCTGGTATTTCCTGCGCTACATGGACCCCCACAACGACAAGGCTCTGGCCGGCAAAGAGGCTTTGGAATACTGGTCGCCGGTAGACTGGTACAACGGCGGCATGGAGCATACTACGCTTCACCTGCTGTACAGCCGTTTCTGGCACAAGTTCCTGTATGATATTGGGGTTGTTCCCACTGCCGAACCCTATGCCAAGCGTACCAGCCACGGCATGATTCTGGGTGAGAACGGCGAAAAGATGAGCAAATCCCGTGGCAACGTCGTCAATCCGGACGAAATTGTCAACGAATACGGCGCGGACACCATGCGTCTGTATGAAATGTTCATCGGCGACTTTGAGAAGGCAGCCCCGTGGAACACCGCGAGCATCAAAGGCAGCCGCCGCTTTCTGGAGCGTTACTACGCGCTGACGGAGCGACTGGCGCCGGGCGACAAAATCACGCCCGCTCTGGAGCCGGCATTCCACAAGACAATCAAAAAGGTCGGCGAGGATATTGAAAACCTGAAATTTAATACGGCGATCGCTTCGCTGATGGCGCTGATTAACGACATTTCCGATGCCGGCTCCATCAATCGCGAGGAGCTGCGCGTGTTTACATTGCTGCTGAATCCCTTTGCCCCCCATGTGACGGAAGAGGTGTGGGAGCAGGCGAAGCTCGGCACCGGTCTTGTGGCCGGGCAGAGCTGGCCCGAGTACGACGAGGAAAAATGCAAAGAGAGCATGGTAGAAATTGCGCTGCAGGTCAGCGGAAAAGTGCGTGACCGCATTGAAATCCCCGTGGAGTATACCAAAGAGCAGGCGATTCAGGCGGCAAAGAATCAACCGAAGATTGCGGTGGAGCTTTCCGGTAAGCAAATCGTAAAAGAGATTTACGTGCCGGGAAAGCTGGTCAATCTTGTTGTGAAATAA
- a CDS encoding APC family permease — MEKSTLKKSVTVVEAMAIVVGMIIGSGIFLKPGIVLNNAGSPAMSIAAWVAGGIITLASALSVAEIASAIPKSGGLYTYLEELYDERAGFLLGWVQTVISYPASVAAQAIAFSIYAAYFIPVSGIQQKLLATGVLIFILIMNILSTKCGGIIQTLATVGKLIPIVAIIGVGLLSPSIPGFAGASQEALQGAGFGAAILGTLWAYDGWIGVTNMAGELKNPSKTLPRVISIGVLFVIVVYALFNLAIFRALPLDQIVASPTPGADAANVLFGEGGGTFITAGIMISVFGALNGYLMTAARVPQAMGARGQLPFSRILGAVHPKLRTPANALIFQSVLALVYIFSGTFNTLTDLLVFVLWIFFIMGVLGVFILRKRQSPKEGQYRVPLYPITPIIGAVGGVYILISTLIDAPVRSVVGIAITLLGLPVYQWMKKKKQK, encoded by the coding sequence ATGGAAAAAAGCACATTGAAAAAATCAGTCACTGTTGTTGAGGCAATGGCGATCGTTGTGGGAATGATCATCGGTTCCGGTATTTTTCTGAAACCCGGCATTGTTCTCAATAACGCAGGCAGCCCAGCCATGAGTATTGCCGCCTGGGTGGCAGGCGGTATTATCACTTTGGCATCTGCGTTGTCTGTGGCAGAAATCGCGTCGGCTATTCCGAAGTCCGGCGGACTTTATACGTATTTGGAAGAGCTGTATGATGAGAGAGCCGGCTTTTTGCTGGGCTGGGTGCAGACGGTGATTTCCTATCCGGCCTCCGTTGCGGCGCAAGCCATCGCATTTTCAATTTATGCCGCTTATTTTATTCCGGTTAGCGGCATACAGCAAAAGCTGTTAGCTACCGGTGTTTTGATCTTTATTCTGATCATGAATATTTTGTCTACCAAATGCGGCGGCATCATTCAAACCCTGGCTACGGTTGGCAAGCTGATTCCGATTGTGGCGATCATCGGCGTCGGCCTGCTTTCCCCGAGTATTCCCGGATTTGCGGGTGCGTCTCAGGAGGCTCTCCAGGGTGCGGGCTTCGGCGCCGCAATCCTGGGCACTCTTTGGGCCTATGACGGCTGGATCGGCGTGACCAACATGGCCGGCGAGCTGAAGAATCCTTCCAAAACGTTGCCGCGGGTCATTTCCATCGGCGTACTGTTTGTTATCGTGGTCTATGCTCTGTTCAATCTGGCCATTTTCCGTGCGCTTCCGCTAGATCAAATCGTGGCGTCGCCCACGCCCGGCGCGGATGCGGCAAATGTCCTGTTCGGCGAAGGCGGCGGCACGTTTATTACTGCCGGCATTATGATTTCGGTATTTGGTGCCCTGAACGGCTATTTGATGACAGCCGCGCGTGTCCCCCAGGCAATGGGAGCAAGAGGCCAGCTGCCGTTCTCAAGAATTTTGGGTGCGGTTCATCCGAAGCTGCGCACCCCGGCCAACGCGCTGATTTTTCAGAGCGTGCTGGCGCTTGTGTATATTTTCTCCGGCACATTCAACACTCTCACCGACCTTCTGGTGTTTGTTCTGTGGATTTTCTTTATCATGGGCGTTCTGGGTGTGTTTATTCTCCGGAAAAGACAAAGCCCGAAGGAAGGCCAATATAGGGTTCCGCTGTATCCTATCACCCCCATCATCGGCGCGGTGGGCGGAGTCTATATTTTGATCAGTACACTGATCGACGCCCCGGTTCGCTCTGTCGTAGGGATTGCAATTACTCTGCTGGGACTGCCGGTGTACCAATGGATGAAAAAGAAGAAACAGAAATAA
- a CDS encoding ADP-ribosylglycohydrolase family protein — MDGALLGDIAGSRYEFSKPKGFHHKTIPLFEKSCFYTDDTVMTVATKYAILSGISYRDAYVMFGKRYPYAGYGPMFKDWIYDHLHSPYQSYGNGSAMRVSFVGEYFETLEEVEREAKKSAECSHNHPKGIAGAQAVAVSVFLARNGFSKREIKKQITARYGYPLNRSLLLYRPFSKFDMSCDGSVPLAIRCFLESSSWESSIRNVLSVTCDTDTVACITGALAEAFYKDTGFDNAGLLKEYLFDPAVSEEEQLLYHWATAKNKKEVRE; from the coding sequence GTGGACGGAGCTCTTCTGGGCGATATTGCCGGTTCCCGTTATGAATTCAGCAAGCCGAAGGGGTTTCACCATAAGACAATCCCATTGTTTGAAAAGAGCTGTTTTTATACGGATGACACGGTAATGACGGTTGCAACGAAATATGCCATACTGAGCGGGATTTCCTATCGCGATGCTTACGTGATGTTCGGCAAAAGATATCCCTACGCGGGGTATGGGCCGATGTTCAAGGACTGGATTTACGATCATCTGCATTCCCCGTACCAAAGTTACGGCAACGGCTCCGCCATGCGGGTGAGCTTTGTGGGAGAATATTTTGAAACGCTGGAGGAGGTGGAGCGCGAGGCGAAAAAAAGCGCCGAGTGCAGCCACAACCACCCAAAGGGAATTGCCGGGGCGCAGGCAGTGGCCGTCAGCGTTTTTTTAGCGAGAAATGGCTTCTCTAAGCGTGAGATTAAAAAGCAGATTACGGCCCGCTACGGCTATCCCCTGAACCGCAGCCTGCTGCTGTACCGGCCATTTTCCAAATTCGACATGAGTTGTGATGGCTCGGTTCCGCTTGCTATCCGTTGCTTTCTGGAAAGCAGCTCTTGGGAAAGCAGTATCCGCAATGTGCTGAGTGTTACCTGCGATACCGACACCGTGGCCTGCATCACCGGTGCCCTTGCAGAGGCTTTTTATAAAGATACCGGCTTTGACAACGCCGGTCTGCTAAAGGAGTATTTATTTGACCCAGCCGTTTCTGAAGAGGAACAGCTGTTGTATCACTGGGCAACTGCAAAAAATAAGAAGGAGGTTCGTGAGTGA
- the brnQ gene encoding branched-chain amino acid transport system II carrier protein, whose amino-acid sequence MDKKLSFSSYLLVGSMLFGLFFGAGNLIFPVHMGQLAGAATPLATIGFLATAIGLPFLGVIAVGISGSSGLFDLAGRVHPIYGYVMTILLYMTIGPFFALPRTATVSFEIGLVPFLPQQAHGVGLAVFTVAFFAAALAFSLRPNKLLVWVGKVLNPLFLAVLAILIVLSVVSPMGAVSQIPVAEPYAASPFFKGFLEGYNTMDALASLAFGIIVVNSLKELGVSSPRGIALDTIRSGAISVLLMGLIYAFLAYMGASSAGQFAVSENGGIALAQIARYYLGTGGSVLLAVIVTVACLKTAIGLITACSQTFCELFPKHLNYRIYTVLFTLVSLFIANIGLTQIISLSIPVLMFLYPLAISLILLGILSPLFHNRRCVYLIPTVFTLFAGVGDFLNALPRQITEQPSVKGILNVYRDSLPFFSLGMGWVIPLAAGVVIGFAVYLLTKQKQSGQRA is encoded by the coding sequence ATGGATAAAAAGCTGTCTTTTTCATCCTATCTGCTGGTTGGCTCCATGCTCTTCGGATTGTTCTTTGGAGCCGGAAATTTGATTTTTCCGGTTCATATGGGTCAGCTGGCCGGCGCGGCGACGCCTCTGGCCACCATCGGGTTTCTGGCTACGGCAATTGGTCTTCCGTTTCTTGGCGTGATTGCCGTGGGAATTTCCGGCAGCTCGGGGCTGTTTGATCTGGCCGGGCGCGTGCATCCCATTTATGGGTATGTGATGACAATTCTGCTGTATATGACCATCGGTCCGTTCTTCGCGCTGCCCCGTACTGCAACGGTTTCCTTTGAGATCGGCCTTGTGCCATTCCTTCCGCAGCAGGCGCATGGAGTTGGGCTGGCAGTGTTTACGGTTGCGTTTTTCGCCGCGGCACTGGCGTTTTCTCTGCGCCCGAACAAACTCTTGGTTTGGGTGGGAAAGGTTCTAAATCCCCTGTTTCTGGCAGTGCTGGCTATTTTGATTGTGTTGAGCGTTGTCTCACCGATGGGCGCTGTGTCCCAGATTCCGGTAGCGGAGCCTTATGCCGCTTCTCCTTTTTTTAAAGGCTTTCTCGAAGGCTATAACACGATGGACGCGCTCGCGTCTCTGGCTTTTGGAATCATTGTAGTGAATAGCCTGAAGGAGCTGGGAGTGAGCAGTCCCCGTGGTATTGCGCTGGATACCATCCGGTCAGGTGCCATCAGTGTGCTGCTGATGGGTCTTATCTATGCTTTCTTGGCGTATATGGGCGCTTCGAGCGCCGGGCAGTTTGCCGTTTCTGAAAATGGAGGCATCGCGCTGGCTCAGATCGCCCGGTATTATCTGGGAACGGGGGGAAGTGTCCTGCTGGCGGTGATTGTGACGGTGGCGTGCCTGAAAACGGCGATCGGCCTGATCACAGCCTGTTCGCAGACCTTCTGTGAGCTGTTCCCGAAACATTTAAACTACCGCATTTATACCGTACTCTTTACGCTTGTTTCCCTTTTCATTGCCAATATCGGCCTGACTCAGATTATTTCTTTGTCAATCCCGGTGCTGATGTTCCTGTACCCGCTGGCCATTTCACTGATTCTGTTGGGAATTCTAAGCCCGCTGTTCCACAACCGGCGTTGTGTGTACCTGATTCCCACGGTTTTCACGCTGTTTGCCGGTGTGGGTGATTTTTTGAACGCTCTGCCGCGGCAGATAACAGAGCAGCCTTCTGTGAAGGGAATCCTGAACGTTTACCGCGATTCTCTGCCCTTCTTCTCGCTGGGAATGGGATGGGTGATCCCGCTTGCGGCGGGCGTTGTAATTGGCTTTGCGGTTTATCTGCTTACAAAACAGAAGCAATCCGGCCAGAGAGCCTGA
- a CDS encoding DegV family protein, with the protein MNDFVILTDSCCDLPGDLAREWGLEVLPLSVHLGDQEYLNDLDGNSISFPDFYNQLRQETVCTTSAVNMETFQQKMEALLKEGKDVLCILFSSGLSNTFNAGHLAAQELTAKYPERKLYTVDSLCASLGQGLLISHAVELRKSGKSIDQVRVWLEENKLKLCHWFTVDDLNHLKRGGRVSSATALIGTVLGIKPVLHVDDEGHLINVGKARGRKASLSALVDQMEETVIDPEQQMIYISHGDCLEDAEWVRDEILRRFSVKGVLINYVGPVIGTHSGPGTVALFFLGVHR; encoded by the coding sequence ATGAATGATTTTGTAATTCTCACAGATTCCTGCTGTGATCTTCCTGGTGACCTTGCACGGGAATGGGGGCTTGAGGTTCTTCCCCTTTCGGTTCATCTGGGCGATCAGGAATATTTAAACGACCTGGATGGAAACAGCATCAGCTTTCCTGATTTCTACAACCAGCTCCGTCAGGAGACGGTATGCACCACCTCTGCGGTGAATATGGAAACCTTTCAGCAAAAAATGGAGGCTCTGCTGAAGGAGGGAAAAGATGTGCTTTGCATTCTGTTTTCTTCCGGCCTGAGCAATACATTTAACGCGGGGCACCTTGCGGCACAGGAGCTTACCGCAAAATATCCGGAGCGAAAGCTGTATACCGTAGACAGCCTATGCGCCTCTTTGGGTCAGGGCTTACTTATTTCCCATGCGGTGGAGCTGAGAAAAAGCGGTAAAAGCATTGATCAGGTACGCGTTTGGCTGGAAGAAAACAAATTGAAGCTGTGCCACTGGTTTACCGTAGACGACCTGAACCATTTAAAGCGGGGTGGCAGAGTTTCGTCTGCCACGGCTTTAATCGGCACTGTGCTTGGCATTAAGCCCGTTCTGCACGTAGACGATGAGGGCCACCTAATCAACGTGGGAAAGGCCCGCGGGCGCAAGGCTTCACTGAGCGCTCTGGTTGACCAGATGGAAGAGACCGTCATCGACCCCGAGCAGCAGATGATTTACATCAGCCACGGCGATTGCCTGGAGGATGCCGAATGGGTACGCGATGAGATACTCCGGCGTTTCTCGGTAAAGGGTGTCCTCATCAATTATGTTGGCCCGGTGATCGGCACCCATTCCGGTCCCGGAACTGTCGCTCTGTTCTTTTTGGGCGTACACCGCTGA
- a CDS encoding GntR family transcriptional regulator, with product MNWDLKSDRPIYFQLIEEIERRIISGVYPLGTRLPSVRDLATEAAVNPNTMQRALAELENQGLLYSQRTSGRFVTEDEEVIKTMRYSLAQNIIKEFMEKMNSLGYDSRQTIKLLEQMEEEKK from the coding sequence ATGAATTGGGATCTGAAGTCCGACAGACCCATTTATTTTCAGCTAATAGAAGAAATTGAGCGAAGAATTATTTCCGGTGTTTATCCGCTGGGTACCCGGCTGCCGTCGGTGCGCGACTTGGCCACGGAAGCGGCAGTAAACCCAAATACGATGCAGAGAGCACTTGCGGAGTTAGAAAATCAGGGGCTTTTATATTCACAGAGAACAAGCGGCCGGTTTGTTACGGAAGATGAGGAGGTTATCAAAACCATGAGATATTCTTTGGCGCAAAACATTATCAAGGAATTTATGGAGAAGATGAATTCCCTGGGGTATGATTCCCGGCAGACCATTAAGCTGCTTGAGCAGATGGAGGAGGAGAAGAAATAA